In the Lytechinus variegatus isolate NC3 chromosome 17, Lvar_3.0, whole genome shotgun sequence genome, TTGTCACGTTGTCCCATTCGACTTTGCCCAGAtctattctctctttccctctctgttATTCTCTTACCTTCTTCTTTCGTCtttcttgtgttttattttttcctttctaaatctcccccccccccccttattcttCCTCAACCCCTTTCTCTAAGCAAAAacggcagaaagagagagggatgataggaattagcgaaaacaggggaggaagagagggatgggaaggaataagcgaaaacgggggggggggtgggaaggaataagcaaaaacggcagaaagagagagggatgataggaattagcgaaaacaggggaggaagagagggatgggaaggaataagcgaaaacggggggggggtgggaaggaataagcaaaaacggcagaaagagagagggatgataggaattagcgaaaacaggggaggaagagagggatgggaaggaataagcgaaaacgggggtgggggtgggaaggaataagcaaaaacggcagaaagagagagggataaAAGGAATTAGGGAAAacaggggaggaagagagggatgggaaggaataagAGAAAACggggggggtgggaaggaataagcaaaaacggcagaaagagagagggatgataggaattagcaaaaacaggggaggaagagagggatggaAAGGAATAAGCGAAAACAGGGGGGATGGGAAGGAATAGGCAAAAACagggcagaaagagagaggtatgggaaggaattagcgaaaacaggggggggggtgggaaggaaTTAACGTAAACAAGGgagagagggatgggaaggaattagcgaaaacaagggagagagggataggaaggaattagcgaaaacaaaGACAAGAGCAAGGGGATCGGTATTATACAGTgataacatgagaaaaaaaatatgacacagcTTTTATTGATTCTGTTGTCCTTTctctaaaatttcaattttcttcttgtAAAATAATATCAGTGGTGTAACAGGCAGGGGGGCAGGCTGCCCTTGCTGATTTCATCGccataatataattaaaaaCGGTGGGGGCGGAATTAAGAAAGGGaacaaaaagaggaaagggaaagaaagcgAGGATAGGGGGGagaaatggaaaaggaaaagtgaaaaaaaaacaatggaggatccagggaggggggggggcctaatatttgaaaaaataaaagaacgaaaaggcgccgcttaaaaaatgaaggaaagaaaagaacattttgacagggtcagactttacccctttttcaatttgtacttttatggcgccggtgaagtacAAAAATATGTATGCCGCTCGGcattacgcccccccccccccttcgccaaaagctggatccgcctatgaaaaagtaagaaaaacatacaaagcgggaaaggaaggaaagaacatgtgagaaagaacaaatcattccatTATGCTAGAGTGATTAgtcagaaagggaaataaatgacaaagatGCACAAAATAGCAAACAATTAACGGCGGGAAATCAAGCTGAGGTAGAATGGAATGAGTCAAAAGTTCGAttggaaaattaacaaaacggacaaagaaaacagagaaCTATAAACACAACCGGGTTGTcttgttttaatgtttgaatcatACTTGCAATTAGATTTAAAATGGCGGCTAGTTTTAAGGTTTAAAATGAGACTTggtgattttattatttattttaaatctatttattattactattacgtttttctctctctcttttagtGGATCTCTCTCCtccaaaataaataattaaatcttACAAAGGCTTTTGCAtggtctcattctttatctgttactgtgttagaataaaatattggtTGTGCTTGATTTGATCCGAATCAGCATTCATGTTGGAGGTGCCATGGCCGAGCTGtgtctggctatacatggagaGCGCGGTCAGGCGCCGATCCCCGCGGCTACGACATTTTTGCTCTTATATCCTGCATTCAGATACATGGAAATCCTTTacgcattatttgtaacttggtgtgcacttgtttgtttaaaaagtgaAAGCGTATCTTCCCTAATCCATCCTCTGTTGGAAATTATGATGGGACTTAATTACTCATGGTACCTCCTGGCTCTTTTTGTTGTAGAATTAAGACGTTTatgtcaaggttttttttttctctgcatcACTTTTAGAATcactttaaccttttttttcattatacctttctgtattttgttctaattttgaatcatttcaatgctgtataccccccccccccatgatggGTACGATATTGAACCCATTTATTGAACAAATTATTCGCGTTTTTACTCACACTGTCTCAATCTaacttaaatattaataaaacatgagCACATAAGTAAAGGTGAGGTACGAATTATTTTGAAGGCCCATCTTACCATTTTacaagggatattttttttagaacacgCGGTTAAAGTTCAGGTCATAATGACACGCTTGATAGACTACATGTCACGAGTCCGGGTAAGAGTAAACGCCATCGACATTCAAACAAGCCGATGGCACAATCCCTCCTCCATGGTTTTAGGTCCAACTTTTTAACCCcgccttttatttcattaataagggagatcatggcattcttttttctttcacgaaGATTATTATAAAACCCCGGTTTAACCAATGATGTGTACGTAGACGATAATTGATTGACGTGGAACGTTGTTTCGTCTTGCAGTCGCGCGTGACTAACAAGTTGACTATTGTTCTCAATGCAGCCTCCTCATTGGTTAATCGTTTCGCCTTTTTTGGCACGCGGTTACTAGGGCCTTTCGGTTAGCTCGGCGgtggcaaaatatatttttttcatggagcAGGGTCAAAACGGAAGTCAAACTTCGAAGgcgtttttctcttgatttttattttcaagagcccAATTCTTCCTCCATTCTAAAGCTAATATCTCCACTAATATTTACTCCTAAGGGTCGagtgatatatcaaattaaaggtaaagaaacgggaaataataatcactaaaaaagttggatttgaaaaattccgacttgtctctcatttcggtatgccgagtcacatatatacaatacaaatagaaaatacaaatcATAAACAGATGGAAATTTCAAGTATAAATCTAATTACAGAAAGTTGTGTgtgaaattgagaaaaataattCAACACAGAGCTACAAGTAGAAAGCGATGGGGAAAGATAGAAAGTGAGGATGAATTGaggtaaaaaaagaacaaagcaGAGAGATAGAGCGGGAAAAGAAGACACATCACCATTTACACTATAATGCAATATTATATCAAAAATATAAGTCATGCTTATATATTAACATGTGTGTATCTACACCACCAGTATGACGATGTAAAGGAAGATTTAGACGTGGAGTTTTTAACTTCATTAGGAAGTTGATTCCACAGGCACGCACCGTGATGGGAGAAGGCTCTTTTACCAGCTTTGGTGCGTGCCTGTGGAACCATGATTCCACTGTTCAATGCATTTTTAGTATGATGGGTATGGACAGAACTAAATCTCGGGAACATATCTGAGAAGTAACCTGGGGCTTCGGCCTGCATAGAATTAAACATAGTTTTGCTTATTTGAAATCGCTCTTCAAGTGGTACCCAATTTAATCTTCCAAACGCTACAGCAGTGGGTGTATTAAAAGTCTACCTGCAAGACCAGTCGAGCCATTCGTTTGTGCTCTTTTATCAAAGTGTCCTTTAAATTTTGGTTACAGTTGGTCCAGGCGTTGCAACAGTATTCAAGATGCGGTAAAACTAATGAATTTGCCAATAGTTTAGCACTTGAAACTGTCAAAAACTTCCGCAATCTAGCAAAAAGTGCAAGTCTAGATGCAACTTTTTTACTGGTTTCGTTTACAGAGTTCGCCACGTGAGTTGTTTATCAAATGTACTCCGAGATACTTAAAATTTGCCACTCTTTCAATTCTATGTTGTTCAATGACGACGTTTAGGTCACAATTCTTGAGTCTTTGTTGGGTTCCAAAAAAAGCATGTActgggtatttgttaaattgagTATCAAATGATTGTGCATTAACCAAGACGATTCACATAGTGTAGATCTTCATTCATGACAGATTCAATTTCTTGAGTATGTGTACCACTATATATGAGAGCTGCATCATCTGCGTACAACACGATTTCACACTTCTTTACAACCTTGGTAATATCGTTTACCATGATTGAGAATAAGAGTGGCCCCAAGATAGATCCTTGGGGAACCCCACTACTCACTTCTACAATTTCAGATAATACCCCTTTTACACATGTTCGTTGAGTTCTGCCTTTTAGGTATGAACTGAACCACTCAAGTTCCTATCCTTTAATACCATAAACAGAAAGTTTCTCCAGTAATAGATCGTGGCCGACGGAATCAAATGCTTTCCTGAGATCCAGGAAAACTACACCAGTCAGTCGACCACGATCCATCTCTTTGTACAGGCGATCCGTAACATAGGTAAGCACAGTGTGGGTCGAATGATGCTTCCGAAAGCCAGACTGCTCCTTTACTAGTATGTTATTTTCAGTACAGAAATCGTGGAGCTGTGTATGGATTACCCTTTCGAACACTTTCATCACTATAGGTAAGACTGATATTGGCCTAAAATTGTTAGGGTCGTGCCTGTTTCCACCTTTGTGTAAGGCAGTAACTTTGGcttttttccattcatttgatATACATCCAGATTCGATTGAGCTGTTATATAAACTTGTCAAATGAACGTAAATGACTGGTGCAGCCGATTTCAGGAGTTTGACATTCAACCCATCGCTTCCGGTCGCCCTTTTTTGTATCAAGCTTTTTTAGAATGTTTAGCACAATATCAGGTTCTACCGCGTCAAATTGGAAGACCTTGTTACCCTGGGAAACACTGGTCAAACAACTcatgatatcattttccttAGCATAATAAAATGAAGCATTTGCACCAAAAGAactaaatattttattcaactCATTTGTTATTTGCTTAGGATCATACAGTTCGTTCCCgttaatattgaaaattattgtaGTTTGTCTAGGTCTATCACCTGTTAGCCCCTTTAAGATCTGCCAAAGTTGAGCggagttatttttattttccaaaatacTCCTctgattaaagtttttttttcagcgtTTTCTTAAAGTTATTTACATGATTCCTACAAGTACGATAATGCATCCAATGTATGGGTAACACAGAACGTTGTGCAAtaataaaagcagaaataaaaagatatagGCCTAATCACAGAATGATTGTGATGAATTTCCCCCAAAACGGGTTATCTTTACAAAATTGTGTTTACCTGATAATACTTAAGAATGCAAGTCAAACAAAACTGTCCTTTATTATCATGCAAGAGAGTAATCATTATGAAACAAACACCAAGAATAGGAAGAACCAGGAAACAGCACATCGGCACTTACCTTGAGCCAAAGCAAAGTTCGTTCGTAAGCTGATACATGTCAGAATGATATAATTGATATACGTATTCATATTGAAATAACACTTCGAATAATGCTCCCCGAATATCACCTTTTACTCACAATGGAGGGACAAAAATCCGTTTGATGTAGTAGTTTGATGTATTCTTTATTAGACCGTTTCTTACACGCTGAGATGAATATGTGTACGAGTTATTCGACTTGGCTATTGTGCTCGCTTTTTGGTCGCTTTCATACTAAGTTAATGTACAAAGTCATTCTATTTATATACACTTTGcaccaaacaaaatgaaattttggcAGGCGCACATAGACGCCATGCTAGATTGCTGTTTTGTTGAGAATTAGACGTTGTGTGCTGACTCCAATAATTTTACACATGCGCATACACaccctactcccccccccccctcctacatGAATAATTCTGAATGTTTATTTTGGCTAATTCTCCAAACCTACCGTGGGCTCTGCCCCAGACCCCATGCGCGTGCATTAGTTGTTCTTCATGTAACCTTCAAAGGGCTCTTTAACCCATCCCCCTATTAGGACCCTTCCTGCATTAATCGCTGGCGTACAGGGGGTGTCTTGGTTCCACAcccaaggaaaaaataaaataagatatagGCGGCAACgtaatgaaattaaaacaataaacataatgctgaaaataatggaaaatgtATCACATAATTTGAGTTTCATTTCAAAAGCCTATTTTTAGTTTCGgactcgcttcgctcgctggctactatttacaaattttcccacGCTGCTATGTTGTACGTGCCCCCTCTAAATTGATTCAGTACGCAGCTTCTTTGTTTCAAcgtgttgtgtaaaagctatataATGTATATACCCGCGATTTGATTTAAAATAGCTGAAATCTGTAAGGTTTAAAATGGCTTTGATAACAAGATGCTCCGCCCCAGACCCCACCCGCATATAGCACTGGCTTACACATGGAACGGTTGGGCTATGGCCCCAAAGAGTTCTACAACcaagaacaaaaatgaaaaggagaaaacaGGCAAAGGAAAAGTATAAGATATTACGTTATCTATTAGATATggagttaaaaaaattatcttaaaatTAGATTCTcttgaaaaggtgatttttttattcgctCGTTCAGGACCTACGTTAAGCAGCTTTTTGTCACATGCGCCAtactgtgccccccccccccctttattgcCCTTCACGCTACTGCCGCATAAGTTCGCgcacaatcataaaaaaaagtgtCCTGTACACTGCCGTGGCATACAGaccaaaaagaaaaggaagggggaaataaaatattattttcagaatgTTCTGTCAAAAtctttaacaaaagaaaaatgtaattaaaaaaaaataaaaaaaaaacatttgtttttacttCCCCGCTTCGCTCGCTTTATTTAAAAGATTAATTCTGCCCGATATACGCCGTATGTGGCCCCCTCATTTTTTCCCTTGTAATTTTCCACTGCCTGTTCTTTTATGACCggtatgttttttgttttttttcttcttacccCTCTGGCCACCGGCCCCTGACAGAACCACACTCACCAAGCATTCTCCGTCAGCTCATAGCTTTGTTTTGCAAGATTTGTCAAATAGGTCAGACCTCTTTGAAGGTTTTCATGCAACTTTTTTTCAACCATGCTTCAGTCTTATTTGCGCACAAAGTCTAACatgaaagaaggaaaatttatgtttaatttaGGAACTTTGTTTTCCGAATAGATAGCGGTGAAAGACAGAATATCGTAACTTGCGCGTGCAAGTAGAAATTTGGTAgaaccactttcaatttcattacctcagtcataaaaaaaaacattataaacGTAGAGATGGGCTTCAAATGAAGAAGGGGGggcatttcttttcattgatgtACATCTCATGAAGCAAACCTATGATTATTATGGCCAAAATTACAGTGAATTACTGGTTcgcttttttttcataatgcgaCGCACTGTATATGAGTATGGATTGACACCTTGCCAAAGCACTATaggccgcggtgggattcgaactcacgaccctctCATTACAAGACGAGAGTCGGAACCGCTACAGCAAGATGCTTTATAAATACAGGACACTGGGGGGTATACAGACATGACAGAAGAAGGAATCGTCGATGCCACAACatcaacatttctttttaagTAATATGAAATAGTTTAGTTTTCCCACAAAAATTATCAACATTTGATTTGACTCCACCTCCAGCCCCGATTATTCTTGATCATGCGGTTTTTAATGGATTCGGTAACAAGCTCTTTATacataaaataacaaaacaagactccatatttttttttatttcaggtatgcattatttgaaatataattctgTGTAACGTAATAAAATATACTTGACACCAACAAACAACACGTATTAATATTGCATAGTGTAATTCTTACCACTTATTTAGCAATTGATTATGAAATACTGTAGGCCAGAAAACACACAAAAGAAAGCTTTTACAAGGTTATTGTAATTGTTACTTATTTGTTTCTGAGGGGTTTTCGATTTGATGAAAGAAtcaatgttaaaggggaagttcaccctgacaaaaagtttattgtaaaaatagcagaaaaaataataaaaatattgccgaaggtttgagaaaaattcatcaaataattaaaaagttattagaatttcaattatttgatttgtgacgtcatatgcgagcagcattcctatatagcgaatggtaaaaaatcaatgaaatgtcattttctcagaaaattgaaaatggttttcactctaacttttgtatatcaatagacaaatcatttcatacccgatcatgaaaagaaaacaaaattaagtcatcaggaaccatacaaaatttgaaattcatacattttatattacataacacatggggcagctgctcgtttacgacgtcacaaatccaaaattttgaactctaataactttcttactctttaacggattttcctcaaaccttcaccaatattttttactattttttctgctattttcacaacaaagttttcttcagggtgaacttcccctttaaatggaataaaatgagACAAATACTAAAAGCACTGGATACTAAGCatggatatgatttttttttatcatgattattctaCATTGTTCTGATTTTAGTATTCTTACACTAAGTATATTTCACTATACAAAATTTAAATAGGGCTTAGGTCTACGTTAGTACAAGcagaaatgaaattgaacttGCGTTGTATTCGTTTCCTTAAACATCGCAATGAACTATATTTATTCTAAGTCCGTCTATTCCCTTCTTATTCTTCATTAACATGATTTTAACTTTCTCCATTCAGTACAAAAATAACGATTAAATCTCAATAATGAACCTTGAATATTAATTAATCTGACCATTGTTAAGTACTCCAGATAAAGACATTTGCAACGTCGAAGATTTGAGCATCTTTGAAAAAGCATTTGATAATATATATCATAATAATCAGtgatatatatttgtgtgtgtgagggtcTTTGCGtgaaaatgtatatgtataaatGAACTCATTTATGcatctgtacatgtattattgtatAAAATACGATCTCGTTGTGAATAACTTTAATTAATAGCTTGTTGGTGAAACTCGgtggtctacatgtatgtttatttaaACGCGTGAATGGGAAAGATAACATACGCTGAAACTTTTGGATAATCAACAGTACTGAATCAAATAGTAGGCCTACACAATGCAaacaattttcactttttacataCCCAGTGAAACCAGTATTTTCTGGCTATATTAATCATAGATGCTTAatgggaatgaaacctttgcaaagaataggcttgtgtcgaaacagaaaaatcaaaagaaaaggaacaaagaaagtttgagaaaaatcggacaaacagtgagaaagttatgagcatttgaatattgtaatcactaataatatggagatcctcccattggcaatgcgacaaggatgtgtcaTGTTTTGTATGTGAACagctttccctttgatggactataaaatacccccgaaatgtctctttttgctttttcttaagGTGATACAAAACTTTATCCATggtgtatttttgttttatctgtATGACATGCCCTcttatagaaagaacacatgatctgtCGATATAGATATGAtgaaagaggcagtttaagtggaAAAATATCCTAatgtaatggggagagttgatcacaagtgacatcacacatcgttgtcgcattgccaatgtgaggatctcaatagcattagtgattgcaatattcaaatgctcataactttctcaccaTTTGTCTGattgttctcaaactttctgtttctttgatttttctgttttcacacaagctatcttgtccCAAAAGAACACCGCTTCGGATTTAATTtgcaaatatgcattttattgcGTGTCCCTCATTACATCAACATTCCAGCAACTTGTTTCTTAACACTCATTTATAGAGTTTCTTTGAAGGCTGTATTTTCACGTGGACTGCACCTCGCTCTGGGTGTGATTCGTGTATTCATAATCACGTGACCGACTCCTGTCAGCTACGCGTGCCCTTGTCATATTAAGGCCATCGGCATCTATGATGTCAATTCCTCCATTGTCTGTATGTATAGGATTGTCCAAACCGTCAGACTGCTCACTGATTCCATCCATACCGGCGATGGCGCCATTAATAGCGTTCTTATCTACGTTAATCTTGATGGAGTCGTATAACGATCCTGGCCTGGACATTTCGAAGTTTTCAGGTGGATATTCCGGAAACTTTGGACTTCTCCTGATTATCTTCGGAGATGAAGCATGCGTTTGGCGTCGccttgatttaaaaagaaaaatgtaacatgcacaaaaaatgttgatatcaaTTAGAAAACACAAAGgatttgttatcattaatatgcTATTGCAATAATTGAGCAGGACATTTTTTCTATCGTTTTACAGACATAAGCAAAGATAATTTTGCAGTGTAATTTTAAATCGCTCGACTTTGGTCATCTGGTTTGAAATATGCCACCTGACATGACGAATTAATTAATTTCCTTCAAactaactttcgatttttgtaTGTCAGAAGTTAGCgggaatttatcaaaatgtagaGCTTCAATTTAAACcaaaaatacattgaaatacTCGGTTTCACAAATTCTAATTATAAATCCACATCCAAGGCTACGGTgcaatttgatattatttccAAGTCTCTTCATAGATTAGAAGCttcattaaaaattttgataatcatgacaacatattttgaaaatcttaTAACGCtatcaaaataattaaaaatgacTTACTTTCTTCTGAAGATACATATGACTATAACCACGAAAACGAAGAGGGTAATGACGGCTACTATAATGGAGATGATAAGTGATAATGTATCTGAAagatataaacaaaattaatgttggTGATGTGTTTGAAATAGAAGCTTAAACATTGATGAGGGGCATAAAGGTCACACTTATATAAATCATTATGTCAATAATCCACATTTTAATTACACAATTATTCGAATCACATTGAAAGCAGTTCGTGTTCTGTATATCAGTTTCATGGAAATAATCTTGGTGAATGGTTATAAAGATACTTTAAGCAAGGCACAACTTCagaaaaatcataaatacatatacatttttg is a window encoding:
- the LOC121431137 gene encoding uncharacterized protein LOC121431137 isoform X2 — translated: MEGHYFVSLLIMLEILSTVDAFCDAPSPVAATHHNGTLAVYKTGDTLYFTCDTGYSTNYDPPSSTCLANGIWNPSDLACELNTLSLIISIIVAVITLFVFVVIVICIFRRKRRQTHASSPKIIRRSPKFPEYPPENFEMSRPGSLYDSIKINVDKNAINGAIAGMDGISEQSDGLDNPIHTDNGGIDIIDADGLNMTRARVADRSRSRDYEYTNHTQSEVQST
- the LOC121431137 gene encoding uncharacterized protein LOC121431137 isoform X1, whose amino-acid sequence is MEGHYFVSLLIMLEILSTAVDAFCDAPSPVAATHHNGTLAVYKTGDTLYFTCDTGYSTNYDPPSSTCLANGIWNPSDLACELNTLSLIISIIVAVITLFVFVVIVICIFRRKRRQTHASSPKIIRRSPKFPEYPPENFEMSRPGSLYDSIKINVDKNAINGAIAGMDGISEQSDGLDNPIHTDNGGIDIIDADGLNMTRARVADRSRSRDYEYTNHTQSEVQST